Below is a genomic region from Thermococcus sp..
AGTGTGACTTCCGCGGAGCTTCCTAACCTTCTTCTTTCTCCTTATCATCTCTCGCCACCTCAGAGCATTCTCTCAATGAGGTCGTTTATCCTCTCGCCGCGGTAGCCGAGGGCACCGCCTTCCTTAAAGCTGCGCTTCTTGCTGCCCTTAAGGCCGCCCCTCGGCGGGTGAAGCCTGAAGACCGGCTTGATGTTCGGCAGGTCGGTGAGCTTCATCTCGCCGTCAACGACCTTCTTGGCGAACTCGTCTATGGTCATTCCGAGCTTCTCCTTGACGTACTCGTCTGTTATCGGCTTGTTCCCGATGAGCCTGCCCCTCTTCCTGATGAGCTTGGCGAGAGTCTCTGCGTCAATCTCACCCCAGGTGATGTAGTCCTTGACCTTCTGAACCATTCCCTTGTAGCTCGGGTTGTCGTCGACGAGGACGAGGTGGTTGATCCTGTGGAGGCGGAGCATGGCGAGGGTGTCCCTGACTTCGCCCCTCGCCCTTATCCCGCTCCTAAGCCTGATGAGTGCAAGCTTTGCCATCCTCTCTCACCTCACTCCAGCTCAAAGTTGGCCCTCATCTCCCTTCCGACAATGATGCCGTACTTCTCTTCCATTCCCGGCTGAATTGCAACGCGGTTGGTGTTGTAGAGCGCATTGAAGACTGCCTTGGCGAAGTTGACTGTCGTCCTGGTCTCACCCAGGCTCTGCGACCAGACGTCCTGGACTCCAGCGAGGCTGAGTATCTTCTTGCCGACGTCACCGATGACAAGGCCAAGACCACGCGGTCCGGGCATGAGCTTGACGCGGACACTTCCCTCCTTGCCCTCGACGGCGAACGGAATTGAGTGCGGTCTCCTACAGCGGCACTCCCAGCTTCCACAGCCGCGCTTGATCTCGATGATGTTCATCTTGGCGTAGTTGATGGCCTTCCTGATGGCTATTCCGACCTCCTTGCCGTGGCCGATTCCGAGGCCGACGTAGCCGTCCCTGTTGCCCACAGCGGCGAGAACCCTGAAGCGGATTCTCCTGCCGCTGTCGGTCATCCTGACGGTGAGGGCTATGTCGAGAACCTCCTGGTTCTCCCTGAGGTTGACCTCCGGAAGGAGGACGTCCACTATCTCCGGCTCCTTGATCTGGTACCCCTTGCGGAATATCTCGTGAATGTCAGTTATCTGGCCCTCTTTGACGAGCTGACCGAGCTTGGTCCTCGGCTCCCACTCCTCCAAAACCCTCTGGGCGATCTCCCTCGGGTCGCTCATTCTCTCGCCTCCTCAAACTTCTCGATTATCCTCGCCTTGACCTCCTCAAAGTGCTCGGGGAGCTTCTCCGGCTCAAGACCCTTGACGAGGTATCCCGAGAACTGCTTCCTGTAGCGCTCCTCGTCCTCCTCCTTGAGGGCCTTGGCGTAGTTGGCTATGTGCTCGCCGGTTATCCTGTAGTCCTCCGGGTAGATCTCCTCGCTGTGCGGGACGTTGAGCCCAGCGTCAACAGCTCCCTTGAGGACAGCAAAGATGCTTGAACCCCTGGTCGGCGGGTGCAGGCCTATGTCGAGGATGGCCTCCTCTATTCCAGCTTTCTTGGCCTTGTAGCCTATGAGGAGACCAAGCAGATAGGCACTTGGGGTGTTGCCGCCGTGTCCCTTCCAGCCAAAGTCCCTCATAAGCTCCCTGGTGTGGGCAGAGACCACTGTCCTGTCACCCTTCGGGTCGTAAAGGACTACCTGGGCCATGTGGTGGTTCAGGGTCTTCCTCACGACAAGCCTGGGCTTGCCAGACTTGAGGAGGGCGAGCCTCTTGTGATAGTTAGTCTTACCCTCTCTCCTTCTCCTGAACGGAACCCTATACCTCGGTCCGTGTGCCATCTCTCTCACCTCACTCCTTCAAGATACCGTGCTCCTGCATGAACATGTAGAGCTGCCTCTTGTTCTTGAACTGGCCGCCCTTAGCACGGATGTAGAGCCTCCTGTAGGCGTGCTCGTCGATCTTTCCTTCGGCCTTGAGCTTCCTGAGCTCCTTCCTGAGGGCGCGGATGGTCATCATCCAGCGCTCCTTCTTGCCCATCCTAGCGGTCTTCTTACCCTTCTTGCTTCCGGGGCCCCTGTGGCGTCCCTTCTTTCTGGCCTCCTGATAGGCCCTGGCGCGAGCCCTGCTCTGTCCCTTGACGGGCTTCTTCTTTATGACGCCATCGTTGATGAGCCTCTTGATGTCCTCTCTAGTGATGGCAGCCGCGACGTCGTCAATCCTCTCCGGGTCGATCCAGACCCTGTTCTCACCGCACTTCAACAAATCAGCGGCAATCCTTCTCTGCATCTTGAGCATGAGTCTCACCTCGCGTTAAGAACCTTAACACCGAGCTCCTTCGCCCTGGCAAGTATCGCCTCTCTCTTCCTGGCACCAACGGTCCTGGCTATCCTGGCGGCCTGCCTGGTCGGGTCGATGGCCTCAAGCTCCTTGACGTTGTGGACGAGGACTTCCTCATACCCGCTCGGGTGGAGTCCCCTAACGAGCCTCGGTGAGCTCCAGCCTATGCTCGGTGACCTGGCCTTACCCTTCTTCTTGAGCCTCATCTTGCTGTCGATTCCCTTCGGCCTGCGCCACTTCGGGTCGTTCTTGAACTTCGGATAGCGCCACCACTCCTGCCTGAGGAAGCGGGGCTTCTTCCTCTTGATCCTGGCCCTTATCCTAAGGAGTCTCGCCTTCTCGTTCATTTCTCACACCTCAGAACTTTATCGGCTTACCAGCCTTCTCAACGATGTAAATTCCATCCTGGAAGACACGCCTGTCCCACTTGGTTATCCTGGTGGCCTGCTCGATGTTTGCAGCGGTCTGGCCTACAGCTTCTTTGTCTATGCCCTCGACGATGACCTCCTGGCCCATGACCTTGACGGTGACTCCCGGAAGTATCTTGGCCCTCCTCGGGTTCTTCTCACCGAGGAAGTTCTCGATGACAACCTCGTCACCCTGAACCTTGACGGTCATCGGGAAGTGGCTGTAAACGACCTTGAGCTTGTAGGTGAAGCCCTCGGTGACGCCCTTGATCATGTTGGTTATGTGGGCCTTGAAGGTTCTGGCTATGGCTATGTCGCGCTTCCTCGGGAACTCCTTGAAGACGACGACCTTACCGTCTTCGGTGAAGATCTGGACGCCCGGATACCTGAGCTCCCTCTCGAGCTCGCCCTTCGGACCCTTGACCTTGACGACGTTGTTCTCAACGGTGACCTCGACTCCCTCCGGAATCTCAACCTCTTCCCTTACCCACGCGTCTATCGGCATCTCTCTCACCTCAGTAGACGTAGGCTATCAGCCTTCCGCCGATTCCCTTCTCGATGGCCTCTTTGTGCGTCATGACGCCCTGGGAGGTCGAGACTATGAGGATACCGAACTCGAAGGCCGGAAGGAACCTCTTCTCCCATGTCTCGTACTCCCTGGCCTTGACCGGGAACCTCGGCTTTATCGCCCCAGCCTTGTTGATCTTTCCTATGAGCTGCACCCTGTAGATGCCTGCCCTTCCGTCGTCTATGAACTCAAACTCACCGATGTAGCCGTTCTCCTGCATAACCCTGAGGACCTCTCCTATGAGCTTGGAGGCCGGCTTGAGGTAAACCTCCTTCTTTCCGACCCTCTCGCTGTTGGTTATGTGGGAGAGAGCGTTCGCCAGCGGGTCAAGCAAAGTCATCTCCTCTCACCTCACTCGTACTTCTTAAAGCCCAGCTTGGGGGCTATCTCTCTAAAGCAGTGCCTGCAGAGCATAAGGCCGTGTATCCTGATTATCGGGCCGTACTGGCCGCAGCGCATGCACCTTCTCGCACCCTTCCCAAACTTCCTGGGCTTCCTCTTGTTGTAGTCAGCCTTCGCCATCTCACAATCCCTCCACGGTAACCTTAAACTCCTCCATAGCGAAGACGATACCTTCCTCCTTGGTCAGCTTGTGCCTGTTCGGTATCTTCTTCCTCTGCCTCTTCCTCTTGGCGACCCTGAAGCCAGGCCTCTCAAGGGTGACGCAGACATCCATACCGAAGATGCCTATCTCCGGGTCGTACTCGACGCCGGGTATGTTGATGTGCTCGTCTATTCCAAAGCAGAAGTTGCCGTGCTCGTCGAAGTTGCTCGCCTTGAGCTTGTTGTCAACCGCAGCGAGGAGTCTCTTGAGCATTTCCTCGGCCTTCTTGCCGCGGAGGGTGACCTTGACCGCTATCGGCTCTCCGCGCCTGATTCCGAAGTCCTTGTTGGTCTGCCTGGCCCTTCTCCTTATGGGCTTCTGGCCAACAAGCTGCTCCAGCATTTTTTCGGCCTTGGTGAGCCTCTCACCGCTCTCGCCAACCCCAATGTTTATGGTGACCTTCGCAATCCTGGGCCTCCTCATAGGGTGAGCTTCCCAGTCTGCAAGGATAGCCTCTCTGTTGATCTGCATCTCATCTCACCTCACGGAAGGGAAATCTCCGGCTTGTCCTTACCAACGACGAAGGCGTACTCCTTCAGCGTGTCGAAGAGCTCGCCGTTCTCGTCCTCGATGGTGACGACGTCCGGCCAGCCCATCGGGAACTGCCTGACCTCAACGACCTTACCCTTCCTTGCGACGTTCTTACCCTGGGTAACGAAGACGTAAGCTCCTACCTCGAACGGGATGACCTCAATGACCTCCCTCTCCGTAACCTTCATGAGGACGGTGTAGGCTGTCCTGTACTTGTCCTTGTCGTCCATTGTAACGAGGTGGTTGCTTCCGTCGTGGAGGTTGAGCTGTACCTTCGCACCCTTGACCATTCTCTTGTTGCTTATCCTGAGCGGCTTGATGCCCGCTTCCTTCTCACTTATCGGGTGGAGTATGAGCTTGCCAATCCTGTTCGGAAGAACCCTGTAGTGCTCGCCGGTCTCGGGGATGGAAACGACGTCCATGATTCCGACCGGGAACTTGTAGTCCCTCCTCACGCGGCCGTCAACGAGTATCTTGCCCTCGTTGAGTATCTTCCTGGCCTCGCGGGCAGTCTTGGCGTAGCCGAGGTAGTCCCTGACTATGTAGAGGAGCGGTATGGAAGTCCTCATGTTGTGCGGACCCGGCCTCGGCCTGACCGCCCACTTGTAGGTCTTTCTTGAGATGTACCACTGATTCGGAGCGGCAAGCCTCTTAAGGTGCCTCTTGGCTCCTTTCCTCGCCATCAACCAGCCCTCCTATTAATTATCTTCTCCCTCTTCTCGTCCTCAAGGTTGAGGTCTATTATCATAACGTTCGACGGGTGGATCGGGTAGAAGACCTCGGTTCCGTCGACCTTCTTCTGAGTGACTCCCTCGATGTGTATCCTGTACCTCTTGAGGTCAACCTCAAGGACCTTGCCTTCCTTGCCCTTGAAGTCGCCGCGCATAACGCGAACCTTGTCACCCTCCCTGATCGGAAGGCTCCTCACGCCGTACTTGCTCCTGAGCTCCGGGCTCAGGGTAGCGGCCATTATCTTGCTCCTAAGGTGAAGGGGAGCGTTGTAGAGGAACTTCCTCTGCTTCTTGGGCTGTCTCGTCTTCAACTTCATCATTCTCACCTCACAACACTATGCTCGCTATGCTCCCGAGCCTGACCCAGCGCTCGGCGGCTTCCCTTGCTATGGCACCCCTGATCTCGGTTCCCCTCGGGACACCCTCGGGGGTGACTATCGCTGCCGCGTTGTCCTCGAACTTGACGCGCATACCATCAAGGCGCCTGTACTCCTTCCTCTGCCTGACGACAACGGCCCTGACCACCTGGTGCCTAATGTCCGGCCTTCCCTTCTTGACGGCGGCGATGACCATGTCGCCCACACCGGCTGAGGCGAGCCTCCTTCTGGTGCCCTTGTAGCCAACGACGCCTATGATCTGGATGACCTTGGCACCGCTGTTGTCGGCGACCTTGAGGTAAGCGCCTATCGGAAGAGCGCGAGTTGGCCTGACCGGGCTAATACCTCTCGTAGCACCTGCACCCTTCTTCGCCATCTATATCACCTCTCGCCAGCCCTCTTGGTGACTGCAACAACAACCCAGCTCTTGGTTTTGCTTATCGGCCTGGTCTCAGCGATGAGAACCCTGTCACCGACCTTGGCGTCTATGCACTCCGGGTTGTGAGCGTGAACCTTGCTCCTCCTGAGCTCATACCTCTCGTACTTCTTGAGGTAGTGGTAGTGCTGCCTCTCGACGACGACGGTCTTCTTGCCCTTGTCGCTGACGACGACGCCCTCGAAGTACCTGCCGTGTATCTTGAGGTGCCCGTGCCAGGGGCAGTGCGGATCGTCGCACTTCTCAGCGGGAGGCTGAACCTTCAATCCGATCTCTCTCATTTTCGCCACCTCTTCTTCAATCTCATCTCGGGTCTTCCAATCAGCTCTTTTCCGTTGATCCGGATCCTTTTATCGCCAACTTCAAACTCGAGCTCCACCACGTCCTTCGGGATAACCCAGACCCTCTCACCGCCGATGGTGAGGGTGTTCCTCGTCTCGTCAAGGACGTAGCCCTCGATGCCAACCAGCTCTGGATGAGATGCCCTTATAATTTTTGCTTTCAGCCCTATGAGCTCGCTCCAGATGATGTTCTTTGCCGTCACTCGATTTCTATCAAGTCCTCTGAAAATCCAAGGTCTCCCAGCAACTTCTTGACCCTTTCTCTGTGGTCTCCCTGGAGCTCTATCCTTCCCTTCTTTACCGTTCCGCCGCATGCCAGCTTCGCCTTCAGCTTTTTAGCTATATCTTCGAGGTCGAACTCCTTCTCGTCTATGCCCTCGATTATGGTTTTAAGCTTTCCGTAGCGGGCTTTCTCTATGTAGACTCTAATTCTCTGCTGCTCCTTCAGGACCTCCTTAAAGAGCATCTCATCCAGAGGGTTAACAATCCTAGGCACTAACCATCACCTTTTCTCCCTAAGCTTCTCCTTCTTTATGGTCAACAGGCGCGCGATATCGCGCCTGAGGTTCCGGATGACCATGGGGTTCTCAAGAGAGGCCCCCATGGTGAGCACACCCCTCTCCTTGGCGAGTTCAAGGCGGAGCTCCCTGATCTTCTTGTCGATCTCCTCGATGCTCATCTCCCTAATCTCACTCGGCTTCATTGGTGCTCACCTCTTCCTGAACCTTCTCTATAACCTCTATCTCGTCCGGGAGCTTGGCATCGGGCGGCATGATGGAGACCTTGACACCGATGACACCGAGCTTGAGCTTGGCCTGGGCGTAGCCCTTGCTGACGAGGGTCTCGGCCGGGTTTCCAACCTTGGCGAGGTAGCCCTGGTAGAACCTGACGCTCTTGGCCCTCTCACCGGTGAGCTTTCCGCTCAGGCGGATCTCAACACCCCTGGCGCCGTTCCTCATGATGGCCCTTATGGCTGAATAAGCTGCCCTCCTGAAGTGGATGCCCCTCTCAAGGGCCTGGGCGAGCCTGACGGCCTGAACCTTGGCGTTGAGGTAGGGGTTCTTGATCTCCTCAACTTCGATCTGGGGGTTCTCAAGGTTGAACTGCCTCTCAAGGGTCCTGGTGAGCTCCCTAATGCGCCTGCCACCCCTGCCTATAACGTAGCCGGGGTTGGCGGCGAAGATGATGACCTTGGTTCCGAGGGGGGTCTTCTTGATGTCTATTCCGCCGTAGCCGGCGCGCCTAAGCTCCTTCTCAAGGTACTCGTCGATGAGCATCTCCTTAACGCCTTCCTTGATGAAGTATCTCTCGATCGCCAAAAGTCTCACCTCCTAACTTCCTCAACGACTATCTCGATGTGGGTGGTCTGCTCGTTGAACGGCGTGGCCCTTCCAAAGGCCCTCGGAATGTATCCGCGGAGCACTGGACCGCGCTGGGCAGCCGCGTGGATTATCTTGAGCCTGTCCGGGTCGAGACCCTTCTGCTCGGCGTTGTTCTTGGCGTTGAGGAGCACCTTCTTGACGGCCTTGGCGACCTTAACCGGGTACCTACCGGGACCGAAGCCCTTCCCCGGCTTGTGTCCCTGGCTGTCGTTGAAGCGCCTCATTGGAACGGGCCTCTTCAGGGCGATAACGTCGTCGAGGTACTTGAGGGCATCGTTGAGCATCATGCCCCTTATCTCCCTGAGGAGCTCGACGCTGTGCTTGGGGGATATCCTGAGGTCCCTTCCGCTGGCGCGAGCCATCCTGTCCGGGTCAAAATTTTGGAATGAGTAGGAAAACCTGCCCCTGCTCATCTATACCACCTCACTTGATGGCCACGAACATTGACGACCTGGTCGCACCGACACCAGGTGAGCCGTGCTGGACTATCTTCCTCGTGAGGGCGAACTCGCCGAGGTAGTGGCCTATCATTTCCTCCTTGATCTCTATTGGAACGAACTCCTTTCCGTTGTAGACGTGGATGGTCATGCCGACCATCTCGGGAAGGATGACCATGTCCCTGCTGTGGGTTCTGATCGGCTTCTTGTACTTGCCCTTCTTGGCAAGCCTTATCTTCCTGAGGAGCTTCTTCTGCTCCGGTGAAAGGCCCCTCCTGAGGCTCCTCCTCTGCCTGGCCGGGAGGAGCTTGGCAAAGTCCTCCAGTGACATGTTGAGCAGTTCCTCGAAGGTGTAACCCCTGTACTTAAACTCCTTCTTTCTCGCCATCTTCATCACTTCCTCCTACCCGTTCTTCTCGCGGCTATGTGACCGACCTTCCTTCCGGGCGGAGCGCGCCTCGAAACGGTTGAAGGTCTGCCGATGTGGTGCTCCTTACCACCGTGCGGGTGGTTGACGGCGTTCATCTTGACACCCCTCGGCTTCGGCCAGAACCTGTTCCTTGCCTTGGCGATGTAGTAGGCCTTACCGGCCTTAACGATGGGCTTCTCAAGCCTTCCACCGCCGGCGACAACGCCTATGGTGGCCCTGCACATCGGGTTGAACTGCTTGAGCTCACCGCTCGGGAGCTGGACTATGACCTTGTCCTTCTCCCTGCTGACGACGAGCGCGTAGGCACCGCCAGCGCGAACGTACTTGCCGCCGTCGCCCGGAACTCCCTCGATGTCATAGACGTAGCTTCCCTCGGGTATCATGGCAAGCGGAAGGGTGTTGCCTATCTTGATCGGAGCGTTCGGCCCGATGGCTATCTCCTCGCCAACGAGTATTCCCTCAGGAGCTATTATGAGCTTCTCCATGCCGTTCTCGAACTTGACGCGAGCAACTGGAGCGGTCCTTCCCGGGTCGTGGAGTATCTCGACGACCTTGCCGACGAGGGTCTTCTCCTTGGTAAGGTTGAGCGGAACGTACCTGACGGCGCCCCTGTACCTGTGGGAGGGGGCCCTAAAGGTCGTGGTTCCCTTACCTCTCCTCTGCTGAATCAAACTCTTTCCCATCTCACTCACCCCGTCAGAACAATCCTATCCTGGCAGCAACCTCACTTGCGCTGTACTCAGGCTTGAGCTTCACGTAGGCCTTCTTCTCTCCTCTCATGGTTATGAGGGTGTTGACCTTCTCGACCTTGACCTCGAACATCGCTTCCACGGCCCTCTTGATGTCGGCCTTGGTTGCCCTTCTGTCCACTATGAAGGTGAGCTTGTTCTCGTTCTCTATCATCGCCACGGCCTTCTCCGTGACGACCGGCTTTATGATGACCTTGTACGGATCCATCTCTCATCACCCGTAAATCTCCCTAAGCCTCTCAATAGCTCCCTTCGTCCAGATGGTGAGCCTGCCCGGATGAGTTCCCGGGGCGAGCAGCTCGGCACTGAGGTTCTCAACGGTAACGACGTCAACGCCCGGGTGGTTCCTTGCTCCCTGGACGATTCCCTCGTTCTTGGCAACGACGATGAGCGGCCCCTTGGCCTTCTTGTAGCGCCTTCCGCGCATCTTGCCCTTTCCTGCGCGGATCTTGGTGTTCTTCTTGGCCCTCTCGATGTCGTCCCAGACGCCGAGCTTCTTGAATATCTCCCTGGTCTGGGCGGTCTTGAAGACCTTCTCAAGGTCGTCAACGACAACGAGGGGAACCTGCGGGACGTTATCAACGATGTGCCCCCTAGCCCTGACGAGGTCGTAGTTGGCCGTTGCAGCGATGGCGCTCATTATAGCCAGCCTGCGCTCCTTCTTGTTGATGTCCTCCCAGATTATCTTCTCAACCTTGGGCGGGTGGGTTCTCCTTCCACCCCTCGCGAAGGGAACGAAGGCGGCAAACCTCGGGGAGGTCTTTATCCTCTCAACCCTCGCCATGCCGTGGCCCTTTCCGATGTTCTCGGTGACGCGCCTCTTACCGGCCATCGGGTCCCTGCCCTGCGGCTGTATCCTGTGGGTCCATGAGGCGATGACAGCCCTCCTGATGAGGTCGGGCCTGAATGGAGTGGCAAAGACCTTCGGAAGCTCTATCTCCTCCACAGGCTCGCCTTCGAGATTGAAAACCTTAACCTTCATCTATCTCACCTCACTGCTTGGATTCCCTACTGACGTAGGTTATCTGCGGCCTCTCAACCGGCGGCTTCTTCTTCGGCGGCCTAATAGCCGGCCTGACCCTGATGATCCTCTTGAAGGAACCCGGCACGGTTCCCTGTATCATGAGGAAGTCGCTCCTTATGATGCCGTAGTGCGGGAAGCCACCCTTTGGGGTGATGTCTATCTCGTCCTTGTCCCCGAGCTTGAGCTTGCCGTTCTCGCCTATGGCTATGAGCCTCTTGTTGAACTCGGTCCTGTGGTGGAAGCCCATCTGACCGGCCTGCGGGACGGTCCACATGACCCTGGTCGGGTGCCACGGACCGAGGTTACCGACGTGCCTGGCCTTTCCAGCGCGCTGGGCCTTGTGGAACTGTATCTTAATACCCCAGCGCTTGACCGGACCCTGGGTTCCCTTACCCTTGGTGACCGCTATGACGTCGAGGAGCTCACCCTCGTGGAGAACCTCGCCCGCCCTGAGTTCCTTGCCGATCTTCTCCTTGGCGTATTCAAATTTCGCCTTGACGTCGTCGCCACCGATGGCGTACTCCATGACCTCGGGCTTCTTCTTGAGCTTGATGAGCCACGGCTGGGTGTGGACGAGAAGCCTGACATCGACGATCTCCCCGTCGTTGACGAGATCCTCAAGCTGACCGAGCTTCTCCCTGAACGCCTCCTCACCGTACTCCTTGGGCAGGGTCTTTATCCTCCTCTTGACGTAGTCGTTGAGCTCGTGGAACCAGACCTCGGTGGCGGTCTCAAGTCCGAGGTAGCCCTGTCTGTAGGCCCTGATGCCGTAGACGAAGAGCGGCGGGACTTCCACGATAGTGACCGGCATGAAGACTTCCTTGCCCTTGGTGAGCCCTGGTCTGTCGTCGATCATAAGGATGTGGGTCATACCAGCCTTGTAGCCGGCGAATCCAAGCATCCTGACCTCGCTGTCCTGCGGCCACTTCCTGATTCTCGGGACTATGCTCTTGGCCCTCTTTCTAGGGGAGTAAGCCAGTGAACCTCTCCTTGGCCTGTGTATTTTTCCCATCTCAATCCCTCCTTATGAGATTAAACACCGCGAGTGTGGCCAAGACGGCCTCCTCGGTGCGGACGGTGGCTGTCCGCTGATTTGGAATCGTGTTGAGGATTAGATCAAAGTCATATTCCTCCTCGCCGAGGAGCTCCATCACGCCCTTCCTCGGTGAGCCGAATACGAATCCGACCTCCCCCTCCAGCGGGGAAAGCTTCACCTCTCGAATGTCGCGACCCTTCCTTGAGGTCGCGATGACCAAATCCAGCCCGGCCTTTTTAAGTGTTTTCGCCAGTGACTTTCTCGTCAAGTGCACCTTATAGCCCCAGTATTCCTCTGGTTTTGCCGGTATCACCCTGAGAGGCCTTACCGAGACGATCCTGAACGTTGACCGTCCTTCAACGTCCCCCTCGACCATCGCGAGGTCGTCGAGGCCGATGTCCGCGTAGGTTCTGCGTCCCTTCCTGAAGGCGAAACCTTCGCGGATTTCGCCGACCTTTGGCTTTCCCTTGAGCTTGTGGTGCGGCGTCCTGAGCGGCGGGATGACGCCGACGTACCTGAGCTCCGGCATCAGCGGGAACAGCCTTTTGCGGAGGTACTGGGGCGTTTCCGCGTATTCGAGGATCGTTTTGATGAACCTTCCGTCCCTGCCGCCTGCTTTGTAGATCCAGATGTGCTCGACGCCGAATATTGCGCATGCCCTGGCTATCTGTCCGACCTTGTACGTCCTGATCTTCGGGTCATCGGTCTCTTCGAGGAGCGAATCCGGAATGAAGACGTGCCAGGCCATTTTTCCGTCATCCTTCGCTATGGTCACTTCAACGCTGAACTGGGGTCTATGGAGAGTATTTAAAAGGCTTTCGAAGGCTGCAACCCTTTTTTGGTTTGGAAGGTATGCAACTTTTTTGCAAACGAAAGACAAGGGGGCTCCGCCCCCTTATCTCTCTGTACTCTCAAACCCCCGGAGTGGGGCTTTGCCCCACAACCCCACTTTTCTCTAAAACCTGGGAAACTACGTTTCCCCGCCTTCCTTATTCATTAAATCCTCTGGGGGGCTAACGCCCCCACGCCCCCAGTAACTTCGCCTGCGCGACGTTGGAGCGAAGCTCCAACGCACGGGACGACAGTCCCGTTGAGTTTGATCAAGGTTGGTAGCTCATCGCTGAACTTCCGAAGCTGAGAGTGTGATCCCTCTTCAAACGCCCATTCCAAAAACGGAATTCAACTCGATGGACAGGGGCTATTAGGAGTTCCTGCCCACTGACGCCCTTCGGGCGTCGATTTAAAGTGAACTCACTCTTAGCGAATTGCTTTTGTAGATTCCACAGAATTAAAAGCGTCAGTAGCTGGATCACCAGCTCAGATTAACTTTCAGAACGAGAGCTATACACTTTTGGTGAAGCTTTTTCCAAAAGCTTCCTGTACTCGCAAACCTCCTGACGGGGCCAATGCCCCCCACACCCCCTTTACAGCCCATTTCTTTGCAAAGATGCTTGTACCCAACCGGAAAGATGCCCCCACTTGCGGAGGTACAAGTAACTTGTGGGGGTGCAAGTTGATGGGCCTCCCCAGAAACAGTTCATAATTCCAGGCGAAAAATTTGAGAAGGTATTTAGAGAGCTCTGAAGTCCCTCAGAGCTTCTTTATCTCCTCCACCCGCTCGAACTCGCCCCGCTTTATTATTTCGATAGCGAAGGCAACGAGGCCGATTTTCTGGAGGTTCTCATGGGTTAGTTCTTCCTTTGAGAGCTCTTCGAGCATCGAGGCCAGCTTTCCGAGGGCTTTTTCCTTCGCTTTTTCGGAGTAGTCCGCGAATTCCAGACCGCGGAGAATTGAGAGGACTTCGACCTTGGCATCTTCGGGCAAACCTCTCGTTCTCGGCTCTGCCTCCACCTGTTTTTGGACCTGCTTGAACTTGGCGAGGGGTTTCTTCCCGCTGATCTCCACCAAGAACTCTCTGAACTCTTTGTTCGTTTTTATTCCCTTTATAATGTATTGGTGTTCGTCGATCGTGCTGCTGATGATTCCATAGGTAGGGTTCATATATGCTTCCTTTACGAGGCTTTCTACAACTGGTTTTGCTCTTCTAAATGCTTCCTCTGCTCTTTTTCTATCAACGTGGATGCCTACTTTCGCCAGCTCATTCACTAGTGTTTCCGCAATCTTTGGGATATTGTCGTCTGCGGCGAACTCGCTGAATGGTTTGACCAAGTATGCCTCTTCTAGGGCGTCCGA
It encodes:
- a CDS encoding 50S ribosomal protein L3, which codes for MGKIHRPRRGSLAYSPRKRAKSIVPRIRKWPQDSEVRMLGFAGYKAGMTHILMIDDRPGLTKGKEVFMPVTIVEVPPLFVYGIRAYRQGYLGLETATEVWFHELNDYVKRRIKTLPKEYGEEAFREKLGQLEDLVNDGEIVDVRLLVHTQPWLIKLKKKPEVMEYAIGGDDVKAKFEYAKEKIGKELRAGEVLHEGELLDVIAVTKGKGTQGPVKRWGIKIQFHKAQRAGKARHVGNLGPWHPTRVMWTVPQAGQMGFHHRTEFNKRLIAIGENGKLKLGDKDEIDITPKGGFPHYGIIRSDFLMIQGTVPGSFKRIIRVRPAIRPPKKKPPVERPQITYVSRESKQ
- a CDS encoding putative RNA uridine N3 methyltransferase produces the protein MAWHVFIPDSLLEETDDPKIRTYKVGQIARACAIFGVEHIWIYKAGGRDGRFIKTILEYAETPQYLRKRLFPLMPELRYVGVIPPLRTPHHKLKGKPKVGEIREGFAFRKGRRTYADIGLDDLAMVEGDVEGRSTFRIVSVRPLRVIPAKPEEYWGYKVHLTRKSLAKTLKKAGLDLVIATSRKGRDIREVKLSPLEGEVGFVFGSPRKGVMELLGEEEYDFDLILNTIPNQRTATVRTEEAVLATLAVFNLIRRD